Proteins encoded together in one Mycobacterium noviomagense window:
- a CDS encoding alpha-ketoglutarate-dependent dioxygenase AlkB, with product MAIAVQGSLFELDQRRYLGDGAWLDIRSGWLTDADELFDALLSTVPWRAERRHMYDRVVDVPRLVSFHDLTVEVPPHPQLALLRRRLNDIYAGELGEPFTTAGLCLYRDGTDSVAWHGDTIGRSSSEDTMVAIVSLGATRTFALRPRGGGASLRLPQGHGDLLVMGGSCQRTWEHSVPKTSAPTGPRVSIQFRPRDVR from the coding sequence ATGGCGATCGCGGTTCAGGGCTCGCTCTTCGAGCTCGACCAACGCCGCTACCTCGGTGACGGCGCGTGGCTCGACATCCGCTCGGGCTGGCTGACCGACGCTGACGAGCTGTTCGACGCACTGCTGTCGACGGTGCCCTGGCGCGCCGAGCGCCGCCACATGTACGACCGCGTCGTCGACGTACCACGCCTGGTGAGCTTTCACGACCTGACCGTCGAGGTGCCACCGCATCCGCAGCTGGCGCTGCTACGCCGGCGACTCAACGACATCTACGCCGGGGAACTCGGCGAGCCGTTCACCACGGCGGGACTGTGCCTTTACCGCGACGGCACCGACAGCGTCGCCTGGCACGGCGACACGATCGGACGCAGCAGCAGCGAGGACACCATGGTGGCGATCGTCAGCCTGGGCGCCACCCGTACCTTCGCGTTGCGGCCGCGCGGCGGCGGTGCATCGTTGCGGCTACCGCAGGGGCATGGGGATCTGCTGGTGATGGGCGGATCGTGTCAACGCACGTGGGAACATTCGGTTCCCAAGACGTCCGCTCCCACCGGTCCGCGAGTCAGCATTCAATTTCGGCCGCGCGACGTGCGCTGA
- a CDS encoding DUF5642 family protein encodes MRVNPANIKRVARELPGGYEVTGLAAAAVPASVWGLGTDFTAHPAQCASLADPVHGRNETGQGLSGSGSGGIVYAAVASAPANVDAAVITQCRQWTMATQHASAAVHLVEPPHIDGIQTVGMASETTTSVEGGTQIASQAQTFAAYLGDYYAYTILITDPGSVHSPLPPQFVADLLVKTVSALRG; translated from the coding sequence ATGCGCGTCAACCCGGCCAATATCAAAAGGGTTGCCCGTGAGCTGCCCGGGGGATATGAGGTGACCGGCCTCGCCGCTGCAGCGGTCCCGGCATCAGTCTGGGGTCTGGGAACCGACTTCACGGCACACCCAGCTCAGTGCGCTAGCCTGGCCGACCCCGTCCACGGCCGCAACGAAACAGGACAAGGCTTGTCAGGTTCAGGTTCCGGCGGCATTGTCTACGCCGCAGTCGCGTCGGCGCCGGCGAACGTCGATGCCGCGGTCATTACCCAGTGCCGGCAGTGGACCATGGCTACGCAACATGCCTCGGCCGCAGTGCACCTCGTCGAGCCGCCACACATCGACGGCATCCAAACCGTCGGGATGGCAAGCGAGACAACCACCTCGGTCGAAGGCGGCACGCAAATCGCTTCTCAAGCCCAGACATTCGCCGCGTATCTGGGCGACTATTACGCGTACACCATATTGATCACCGATCCGGGTTCGGTCCATTCGCCGTTGCCGCCACAATTCGTCGCCGACTTATTGGTCAAAACGGTGTCCGCGTTACGCGGCTGA
- a CDS encoding DUF5642 family protein, with protein MVRAVLAVVCVFWLAACAPAESAGSASADIAKVADVKSSFGPEFQVTSIAPTGIDPKLLAGQKLPDGLKFEPPECAKVAAAPAVPPGLQGNMAAVSAEGDGNRFIALAVETSQPVRVNDPGAGCQKVGFAGGALRGVIEVVDAPHIAGTSTLGVHRIVQTVVDGKPRTGEVYDYSAHFGNCQVIVTANPLVMPDKPVVPVNTQRARDLLVKAVAAVRG; from the coding sequence GTGGTCAGGGCGGTGCTCGCGGTTGTATGTGTGTTTTGGCTCGCCGCGTGCGCACCGGCTGAATCGGCCGGTTCCGCGTCCGCGGACATCGCGAAAGTCGCCGATGTTAAGTCAAGTTTTGGGCCTGAGTTTCAGGTGACCAGCATCGCGCCGACGGGCATCGATCCGAAGTTGTTGGCGGGGCAGAAGTTGCCGGACGGCCTGAAGTTCGAGCCGCCGGAGTGCGCGAAGGTCGCGGCTGCGCCGGCAGTACCGCCCGGCCTGCAGGGCAACATGGCCGCCGTTTCAGCCGAGGGCGACGGCAACCGCTTCATCGCCCTCGCGGTCGAAACCTCCCAGCCGGTGCGGGTCAACGATCCGGGAGCGGGCTGCCAGAAGGTGGGTTTCGCCGGCGGCGCGCTGCGTGGCGTCATCGAGGTGGTCGACGCCCCACACATCGCGGGCACAAGCACCCTCGGCGTGCACCGGATTGTGCAGACGGTCGTCGACGGGAAACCCAGAACGGGCGAGGTCTATGACTACTCCGCTCATTTCGGCAACTGCCAGGTGATCGTCACAGCCAATCCGCTGGTGATGCCAGACAAGCCGGTAGTTCCCGTCAACACGCAGCGCGCCCGCGATCTGCTCGTCAAGGCTGTCGCCGCGGTCCGGGGCTGA